Proteins encoded together in one Dermacentor variabilis isolate Ectoservices chromosome 2, ASM5094787v1, whole genome shotgun sequence window:
- the aos gene encoding protein argos, producing the protein MRLLPLTDRDQAEALGSSRPPTATAATLVLLAALLAAPPALSSGARVERLFYQSGSSESELPECGPRAVCNRVDTYGTPWVERQCRCPGGQSCPRSLDAHDGHTVRDKWRLLKLCEPVDDLPRCRYFRDAAWTVQASPSNGTMQQTVHCLCPRGSVAYIFKHRQPQLKGSNPLATPSVLRYAFACSPLSRLRCQRKEPCRLFTVRKRPDVEEVNASTLCQCPRGWHCPGKHTEAVPGPRYDRVRTYSAYCTAPDH; encoded by the exons ATGAGACTGCTGCCGCTGACGGACCGGGATCAGGCCGAAGCGCTGGGCTCGTCGAGGCCCCCGACGGCTACCGCCGCCACGCTGGTCCTGCTggccgcgctgctcgctgcgcCGCCCGCGCTGAGCAGTGGGGCCCGCGTCGAGAGACTCTTCTACCAGAGCGGG AGCTCGGAGTCGGAGCTTCCCGAGTGCGGTCCGCGCGCCGTGTGCAACCGCGTGGACACGTACGGCACCCCGTGGGTGGAGCGCCAGTGTCGCTGCCCGGGAGGCCAGAGCTGCCCGCGCAGCCTCGACGCCCACGACGGCCACACGGTGCGCGACAAGTGGCGCCTGCTCAAGCTGTGCGAGCCCGTGGACGACCTGCCCCGCTGCCGGTACTTCAGGGACGCCGCCTGGACCGTGCAG GCGTCTCCGTCAAACGGCACAATGCAGCAGACGGTGCACTGCCTGTGCCCACGTGGCTCTGTGGCCTACATCTTCAAGCACCGGCAGCCGCAGCTGAAAGGGTCCAACCCACTGGCGACGCCATCCGTGCTACGCTACGCCTTTGCCTGCTCACCACTCAGC AGGCTGCGCTGCCAGCGGAAGGAGCCTTGCCGCCTGTTCACGGTGCGAAAGAGGCCCGACGTGGAGGAGGTCAACGCCAGCACGCTCTGTCAATGTCCCAGGGGATGGCACTGCCCCGGCAAGCACACGGAGGCCGTGCCCGGACCCCGGTACGACCGGGTCCGGACGTACTCGGCCTACTGCACCGCGCCCGACCACTGA